Proteins encoded by one window of Misgurnus anguillicaudatus chromosome 4, ASM2758022v2, whole genome shotgun sequence:
- the ppp1cab gene encoding protein phosphatase 1, catalytic subunit, alpha isozyme b produces the protein MAESDKLNIDSIIQRLLEVKGSRPGKNVQLTENEIRGLCLKSREIFLSQPILLELEAPLKICGDVHGQYYDLLRLFEYGGYPPESNYLFLGDYVDRGKQSLETICLLLAYKVKYPENFFLLRGNHECASINRIYGFYDECKRRYNIKLWKTFTDCFNCLPVAAIVDEKIFCCHGGLSPDLQSMEQIRRVMRPTDVPDQGLLCDLLWADPDKDVMGWGENDRGVSFTFGSDVVAKFLHKHDMDLICRAHQVVEDGYEFFAKRQLVTLFSAPNYCGEFDNAGAMMSVDETLMCSFQILKPAEKKMLSYSGAAGFGSGRPITPPRNAAKGGKAKK, from the exons ATGGCTGAATCGGACAAATTAAACATCGACTCTATCATTCAGCGTCTATTGGAGGTTAA GGGCTCCAGACCTGGTAAAAATGTCCAGTTAACAGAAAACGAGATCCGTGGGTTGTGTTTAAAGTCTCGGGAAATTTTCCTCAGTCAGCCGATACTGCTGGAGCTGGAGGCACCACTCAAGATATGCG GAGATGTCCATGGTCAGTACTATGACCTGCTCAGGCTCTTTGAGTATGGAGGTTATCCTCCAGAGAGTAACTACCTGTTTCTTGGAGACTATGTAGACAGAGGCAAGCAATCATTGGAGACCATCTGCTTGCTACTTGCCTACAAAGTCAAATATCCAGAGAACTTCTTTCTTCTCAGAGGAAACCATGAATGTGCCTCTATCAATAGAATATATGGATTTTATGATGAAT GTAAAAGGCGTTATAACATCAAGCTTTGGAAGACATTCACAGACTGTTTCAACTGCTTGCCAGTAGCTGCTATCGTGGATGAAAAGATTTTTTGTTGTCATGGAG GTCTTTCTCCAGACCTACAGTCTATGGAGCAGATCCGACGTGTGATGAGGCCCACAGATGTTCCTGACCAGGGTTTGCTGTGCGATTTGCTGTGGGCTGACCCTGATAAAGATGTCATGGGCTGGGGAGAGAATGACCGTGGTGTCTCCTTTACCTTTGGGTCAGATGTAGTGGCCAAATTCCTTCACAAACATGACATGGACCTCATATGCAGGGCCCACCAG GTTGTAGAAGATGGCTATGAATTCTTCGCTAAGAGGCAGCTGGTCACACTTTTCTCAGCACCAAACTACTGTGGGGAGTTTGACAACGCAGGTGCTATGATGAGTGTCGATGAAACCCTCATGTGCTCGTTTCAGATT CTGAAACCGGCTGAGAAGAAGATGCTCTCGTACAGTGGAGCAGCTGGATTTGGTTCTGGCAGACCTATAACTCCTCCACGAAACGCAGCCAAGGGTGGCAAAGCCAAAAAATAA